Below is a genomic region from Pseudomonas frederiksbergensis.
CGTTGCTCAAATTGACTGGTCAACGCGAACAGTTCATCGGTGAGCAAAAAGCCCAGTCCTACCCGCCAGCGACCTGGCAACGGCGAAACCACCGGACGCAGGCTCATGCCGTACAGCAGGTGTTGCGATGTCAGGAGCAAGGTAGTCAGCAGGATCGAGAAGATCCCGGCGCCGCCCTTGAGCATACCGATCGCGACCAACTGCGCAGCGCCAGCAAAGACAATGCCCGACAGGCCCTGGCCTTGCAGTGGAGTGAGGTTGGCCTCAATGGCCATCGAACCCGCCAACAGCCCCCACGGCGCAGTCGCCAGCGACAAGGGCATTACGGCAGCGGCACCGCGCAGGAAAGCACTGCGCGGCAATAGATTGTCAGACATAGCTCTCTACAACGAAGGAAAGGTCGCTAACTGTGTCAGCCGATCAGCCTCCTGTCTTGAACAATCTTGCGCAATTGCACGTCGAGCCTGGTGGTTGAGCGCAAACAGATAAAAAGTACGGTTCGATAGACAAGGCAGTGACAAGAGATGGTCTATTTTTAATGAGTGCCGACGTCGGGTCGTTTGAGCGCAGGTGAACCTTATCGCCGGATACCCGGTCGATAGGTGCAGCCTGGCCAGGTTTGCCGGTGACCCCGTCGGTGGTTAACCACTGGCCCGTTTCATTTGCTGGAGAACACCCCTTGATATCGACCCGACGCATGGCCACGCTCAAAGCCTGGGGCGCCCACGGTTTTACCGCAACCGGCGTGGTGACCGCCTTCCTGGCGACCCTCGCCTTGTTCGATAACCAGCCCAGAGCCTGCTTGCTGTGGCTGGGCGTGGCGCTGATCGTCGATGGTGTGGACGGCTCGCTGGCGCGCAAGGTCAATGTCCAGACGGTACTGCCACATCTCGACGGGTCCGTGCTGGATCTGGTCATCGACTACCTGACCTATGTGTTCATCCCGGCCTTGTTCATCTACCGTTACATCGACTTGCCGGCCTACACCCCGCTGCTGACCACCTCGGTGATCCTGGTCTCATCGCTCTATTGCTTCTGCAACGTCAACATGAAAAGCAAGGACAACTACTTCCAGGGTTTCCCTGCCGCGTGGAACGTCGTCACCCTGTGCCTCTATATCATTGCGCCGACACCCTGGCTGACGTTGCTCACCATCATTGGCCTGGCGCTGTTGACGGTGACCCGGATGAAGTTCCTTCACCCGTTTCGAGTGCGGCGATTCATGCCGATCAACATTGCCGTGACGTCCATCTGGTTGCTGTGCAGCCTGTCACTGGTCCTCAACCACCCGACCGTCAACCCTTTGGTCATGGGACTGTGGCTGGCGATGTCGGCTTACTTTCTGGGGATCTGCATCTGCCGCACGGCCGCGGACTGGCTTGAGCGCACCCATCATTAATGGAGCATGAATGCCTATCCATATCGTGCAATTGGGCTCGCCCCGAACACCCCATGAAGGCCTGCGCCTGGGCACGGTCCGCCGCCCACCTCGCGGCGTTCCGAAAGCCGAATTCGCCAGCCGCGACTTCTACGACACCTGGGTCCCCGTCCTGTCTCCCAGCGCAGAGCTGGTAGCAGAAGCAAAAGCCGCGGAAGACGAAAAAGACTGGGAAACCTTTCGACGTAAATTCAAGGCTGAAATGAACCACCCTGCCCCCTGCCAACTGCTGGATCTGTTGGCCGCCCTGTCCCATCAAACGTCGCTGGCCATCGGTTGCTACTGCAAGGAAGAACGCCACTGCCATCGTTCGGTGTTGCGAGAACTGCTGATTGCGCGTGGGGCACAGGTTGTAGCGCCTCAAGAGGTGTAACTGGGTGTTTGCATCGGGGACGTTTGCGACGGGATGTGAGTGGCAGAGTTCAGCCAGCAGCGGTCATCCATAATGCCCGTGACTGACTGCGTCAGAGTGTTTAGATGCGCTATCGGAGCAAGCCATTGCTCACGTTGAAGTCGCAACGTATCCCCAGGGAGCGGATACCCAGTACTGCGACCGCTGTATGACGTTTTGTCAGTCAATCTGTATCTAACGTTCTCCCTTTGACCGCCCTACTATCGTCCGCTCCATCCAGGTGCATACCTCAGAGATGGCGAAAGCTGTTTTATACCGATTTAGCGGAGCTTCCAATTCGTTATCTCTTCCTTTAGGAGTTACGCCATGCCCGAACTGTCCAACCTGCTTGCCTACGGCCTGATATCACTCGGCATGGTGCTGACTCCCGGCCCGAACATGATCTATCTCATCTCGCGATCGATCTGCCAGGGACGAATGGCCGGACTGGTTTCCCTGGGCGGTGTGGCGTTGGGTTTCGTCGTTTATATGTTTTGCGCCGCATTGGGCATCACAGCCCTGGTCCTGGCGGTTCCTTATGCGTATGACGCCCTGCGACTCGGCGGCGCGCTCTATCTGCTCTACCTGGCCTGGCAGGCGGTCAAGCCCGGCGGCCGTTCTCCGTTCCAGGTGCGCGACCTGCCCAAGGACAGCCCGCGCAAGCTGTTCATGATGGGCTTTGTCACCAACCTGCTGAATCCCAAAATCGCAGTCATGTATTTGTCGCTGCTGCCCCAGTTCATCGACCCCGCCGACCACGGCAGCGTGCTGGCGCAATCCATCGTGCTTGGCCTTACGCAGATCGTCATTAGCGTGAGCGTCAACGCGCTGATTGCCATCATGGCTGGCTCCATCGCGACATTTCTCGCAAGCAGGCCCGTGTGGCAGATCGTGCAACGCTGGCTGATGGGGACGGTCCTCGCAGGCTTGGCCGTGCGCATGGTCGTCGAAGGGCGGCGCTAAATCGGGCTGTTTGCGGTTGGTGCGGGCGCGGTAGACCTGCGTCGCCCGGATTTGAGAGCGGCCCCGATGCATCGTGCCAGGCGCGCTAGAAAAAGATCCGAGCGGGTTACCGCCCCCCCCGCATAGGGTGAACCGCCCCACGCCTGGATAAACCTGCTGGCAGCCTTTGATTGGCTCAAGGCCGTCACACAATCATCGCTATACGATGTGTATGGTCAGCCCATCTCCTGTAACCCAGCTTTGATAAGCGGTAACGCATGCTTTCGATCAAGGCTTTCGCCAAAGCCACGAATCACCTCCAACAACGACTTCACCCGCAGCGGCAGATTCCCGGCCGGGTACACCGCGTGCATCTGCGGGCTCTCACCGCCGCTGGAGGTGAGCGTGTACTCGGGACAGACCCGGAGCAGGCGCCCCGCTTCCACTTCGGGCTCCGCCAGCCAGTCCGCCAGACGGGCAATCCCCATGCCTGCCAGGGCCGCCTGGAACACCGCCACACCTGAGCTGAAACGAAACTTCGGATGAACCCGAAAGCTGAAGGCCTGCTCCTCACTGCGAAAATTCCACTCCTTGAGAATCCGCGGCGCCGTATGCAGGATCAGCGAGTGCGCCTCCAGCGCCTCGATGGAGTCGGGCATCCCGCGCCGCTCCAGATACCCGGGGCTGGCATACAGGTAACGTGAATAACTCCAGAGCGGAAATCCGATCAGGTCACTGGATTGCGGAAACGCGCCGCGAATCGAGAAGTCCAGCTTGCTCTTGGCCGGGTCGATGCTCTCATCGGTAAAAATCACATCGACGTGCACGTCTGGATAACGCTCGCAGTACTGCGCGATCAATCGGGGCAATACCCCGTGTCCGAGAATCTCCGGGGCGGAAAAGCGGATCCAGCCGTAGGCCAGGCCACTGAGACCGGCCAGGTCTTCATCCGCCTCACGTTGCAGATCCAGCATTTTGTAAGCGTGGAGCAACAAGCGCTCACCTGCCTCGGTCAAGCTCACGGCATTGGACGAGCGATTGAACAACTTGACCCCGACACTTTCCTCCAGGGCTTGAACGGCACGGGTCAGCGAGCTTGGGGAGCGCCCCAGAGTACGTGCCGCCGCGACGAAACTGCGCTTGCGAGCCACCGCCGAAAAGGCTTCAAGCTCCCCCAACATATCCAGTGCCACACACCACCTCATTGCATTTTCCACAACGTGGCATTGCAACACAAAAAAGGTCCTTCCGTTAACCTTCTCGTTCAACCCACAAGGATGCAGGCACCAACCCTTCATCGTCAGAGTCTGATTTCATGATCGATATTGTCATCCTTTGCGTGTTCGCCTTCGCCGCCGGCCTCATCGATGCGGCGGTGGGCGGCGGCGGACTGATCCAGATACCCGCGCTGTTCAACCTGCTGCCCACAGCACAACCGGCGGCGCTGCTGGGTACCAACAAGGTCGCGGCAGCCTGCGGCACTGCATTCGCGGCCCGGTCGTTCGTGCGCAAAGTGGTGATCAACTGGGGTCTGGTGATCCCCGCCGCCGGTGCGGCCTTTGTCATGGCCTTCTTCGGAGCGGCCACCGTGTCGTCCGTGCCTCAGTCGGTGATACGGCCGGCGGTGCTGGTGTTGATCGTGCTGATGGCGATCTACACCTTCTGGAAAAAGGACTTCGGCGCCCTGCACAAACCCATGCACATCGGTACCAAGGAGAAACTGCTGGCGATCGTCATCGGCGGTGCCATCGGTTTCTACGACGGTCTGTTCGGCCCCGGCACTGGCAGCTTCCTGATCTTCCTGTTTATCCGCTGCTTCGCCTTCGACTTCCTGCATGCCTCGGCGTCAGCCAAACTGGTGAACATCGCGACCAACATAGCGGCGCTGATATTCTTCATTCCGACGGGTAATGTGCTCTACCTGATCGCCATCCCCATGGCGGCATTCAACATCCTGGGCGCGCTGACCGGCACCTGGCTGGCGGTTCATAAAGGCGTGCCCTTTGTCCGGGCCCTGTTCCTGGTATTGCTGGTGATCCTCATCAGCAAACTGTCCTACGACCTGTTCCTGTAAATCTGAGGAATACCGCATGTATCCCATGTTCGATCGCCTGGTAGCACTACTCGATGCCCGCGCAGCCTCCTACCGGGTGTTGATGCACGATGCCGAGGGCCAGTCGGCGCGGGTTGCCGAAATCCGTGGCACCGAGCCCGGCCAAGGCGCGAAAGCCATGCTCTGCTCGCTCAAGGGTCAGGCCGAACCGTATGCCCTGGTGATACTGCCGGGGGACCAGAAGCTCGACATGAAGAAGGTCGGAGCAGCCCTGGGCGGGAAAAAAGCCGAACTGGTGAAGGCCGAAACCGCCATGAGACTGACCGGATGCCAGATCGGCGCCATCCCTCCTTTCGTCTTTGATGAGCGGATTCAATTGATCGTCGACCCGACCCTGACCACGGGCTACGGCGAAATCGCCTTCAACGCCGGTCGGCTGGATGCGTCAATGGTGCTCGATACGCAGGATTATCTGGCGATTGCCAAGCCTCGGTTGCTGGATATCACCCAGGCCTGAGAACACTGCTACTGCGTGGGGGGAATGCCGCTCAAGCAAGGCCGACCATGCCCTCATTCGATAGCGTTCTGCGCAATCGAAATGGCGAAATCCTGTTTTCAACGCGTCCTTGACCGTCTGTGTTCTGACGGTGAGATCCCGAAACAGCGCGCCAACCCCTACGGCCGGCATTTCACCAGAGCAGAGGACAAGAGGAAGCTTTGCATCGCGAAGCGCATCGTAAAATGGATGCCGATCTCGAAACGCGTCTGCGGGCAGCAATCGATTCCGGCGAACTTACGGGCGATCAGGTTCGAATAGGAAAATGGCAGGGGCGGCTGGATTCGAACCAACGCATGGCAGGATCAAAACCTGCTGCCTTACCGCTTGGCGACGCCCCTTTATCTGTTGTTGCAAGCCCTGTGAGGACCTCTGCAAGAACGCGCCGTAATCTATCAACTTTCGCCTCGCCTGGGAAGCCAAAAACAACACAAATTTGTTTTAAAACAGCTACTTATTACTATTGAACGAAGTAAAGAGCCCTCCCTTGCCCTAGCCTGGGGCAACCGTTGCATGGGAGGGACGGTGGGTGAGCTACTTCGGTTGTGCCACGGTGCGCAAATAAGGTTTCAACGTCTTGAAGCCCTGCGGGTACTTCTTCCTGGCCTCCTCGTCGGACACCGACGTGGGAATGATGACGTCCTCACCCGGACGCCAGTTCACTGGGGTGGCGACTGTATGCTTGGCGTTTAATTGCAGAGAGTCGAGCAGGCGCAACACTTCATCGAAATTGCGCCCGGCACTCATTGGGTAGATCAGCATCGCCTTGACTTTCTTGTCCGGGCCGACGATGAACACAGAACGCACCGTGGCGTTGTCCACGGCGGTGCGTGAGCCGCCACTGGCATTCGGGTGAATCATGTCGTAGAGCTTCGCCACCACCAGGTTCTCGTCGCCGATCATCGGATAGTTGACCGCATGACCCTGGGTTTCTTCGATATCACCGAGCCAGGCCCGGTGGTCACTGACCGGGTCGACGCTGAGCCCGACTATCCTGGTGTTGCGCTTGTCGAACTCTGGCTTCAGTCCGGCCATATAACCGAGTTCAGTGGTACAGACAGGCGTGAAGTCCTTCGGATGCGAGAACAGGATGGCCCACTTGTCGCCAATCCACTCGTGGAAGTGGAGCGGGCCTTCAGTGCTTTCGGCGGTGAAATCCGGTGCTACATCACCAATGCGGATTGCCATGTTCGATCTCCTTACAGTGATGGGTAGGGAAGTTGTCAGAGCCCTGACTGCGGGTCCGACGGCATTCGGTATCTGCGTAAAGCCTGTCAACGCGAACCAGTATAGGAGACGCACAAGACGTGGCCGCTACGGCCTGATAGCCGTCTATCAGCCGTACCGAGCGAACAGTCGCTTGATGACCGCCCGTAACCCTGGATGGGCGTCAACTCATGCTTCGCTATGCTTAACGAAACACCGCTGGATCGGTTGAATGCGGGCTCCAGGCATGAGAGTCGGGAGCAAAGGTAGGGAGACAAGGCAGCCATTTGAACAGAGAATCGAATGATGAAAATGCTACTGATGGTCGAGTGCCCGAATGAACCCTTCAACGCGCTCGTCAGAGCCGGGAAGATTGGCGAAGTCATCGGCCGTATCCTGGAAAGCATCAAACCGGAGGCTGCCTACTTTACCGAGCAGGATGGAATGCGCGGCGGGATTTTCCTGATCGACGTACAAGACTCATCCCAGATCCCCGGTTTTGCAGAACCCTTCTTTCTCAACTTCCAGGCCACCTGCAAGTTCCGTCTTGTCATGACCCCACAGGACCTGCAAAAGGCCGGTCTCGAAGCGCTCGGAAAAACATGGGGGTGAGGAGCGATCGGTTCGGGGCGGTCATGTCCGCCCCAAACCATCATCAAGTCGCGACAAACCCGATGGGCAATAGCGGTTGCGGGTAGCTATGATTGGAGACCATGACAGCCTCTCTCCAGATTCGACAACCCTGCCCGCCCGGTGCCTGCGACTGCAGGCGTGAACAGTTGCCGGACATACCCAGCGCGGATTTGCGCATCCTGCACCTGACCCGCCAGGAGGAAAAGCGCTTGCTCGACCGGCTGGAAAATCTTCAGAGCCTGGCCGACCTCGAGCATATGCAGCGTCGGATGTACGAGCAGTTAGGCATTCGTCTGCAAATCACCCCGAGCGTGCACGAAGTGCGCAGCATGCGCGGTATCGGTATTCAGCTCCTGGACCTGCCCGGACTGTGCCGCAAAACCCGCCAGTCGATCCCGGCCGCCATTCGCCGCGGTTTGGAAAAGCACCCGGAGATTGCCTACGAACTGCTCAACGCTCACGACCTTTTGCGCGATGCCTGAGGTGCCCGCCCAGCGTGCGCCGCTTTCAATGGCGCAGCAATTTGCGCAATGGCACCTCATGTAGCGACGTCCAGAGACGTAAAAGGCTCACGCGAGTCTGCGCGTGCAGCCAGCCAGGCAAGAACGGCTGCCACAGCAAGCAGAGCGGCGCTCAATTCAAAGGTCGCTCGATAGCCGCTCAGATCAAAGGCCAGGCCGCCAACGGTGGCGCCAGAGGCAATGGCCAGTTGGATGATCGCCACCATCAGGCCGCCTCCTGCTTCAGCATCATCTGGCAGGGTTCTCGCCAGCCATGTCCACCAACCCACCGGCGCGGCAGTCGCAACCAGCCCCCAAAAGCCCAGCAAGACAGCAGTGGCCGCTGCCGAGCCACCCAACGAAACGAGCGCCAGTGCGACCACCGCCATCAGCATCGGCATGACGATCAACGTCCGATACAGACCGTTTTTCAGGAAGGCTTCAATCAGAAAAGTGCCCGCAAAACCGGCTACGCCTAAAACGAGCAACAGCAGCGAAAGCATGGAAACACTGACGTGCGTGACGGTTTCAAGGAACGGCCGCAGATAGGTGAACAACATGAACTGACCCATGAAAAAAACACTGACTGCAATCATGCCCCACGCCACCGGCGCGCTCTTCATCAAGCTGAAGACATTACCGCTTCCAGCGCTGCGCTCTGTCTTCATGGAAGGGAGGCTTAATAGAAGCCATACAGAGGCCATCGCTGCGACCGGCACAATGCAGAAGAAAGCGCCCCGCCAACCGATCAGCGCACCAAGGAAGCTTCCCAGGGGCGCCGCAATGACTGTCGCCAAGGCGTTACCGCCGTTGACGATTGCCAGCGCACGCGGGACCTGGTCATCCGGCACCAGCCGCATGGCGGTGGCTGCCGACAGCGACCAAAAGCCGCCAATCGCGACACCGATCAGCGCGCGCCCAACCATGAACATTGTGTAGTTGGGCGCGAACGCCACCACGGTTCCGGAGACGATCATCAGCAGTGTCAAGGAGAGGAGCAGCGTCTTACGGTCAACCCGTGCCGCCACTGACGCAATGAGAAGACTGGTGAACAAGGCAAACAGCCCTGAGACGGAAATGCCCTGGCCAGCTTGTCCTTCGGTGATATGCAGATCTGCCGCAATCGGTGTCAGCAGGCTGACGGGCATGAACTCAGATGCCACGAGTGCAAACGCGGCGAGCGCCATGGCGAATACGGCGCCCCATGATTTATGGGGCACTGGGAGGGGGTGATCGGTCATTGTTTGAATCCTGTATTGCGCGAAGCGTCGTGGCCCCGGGAACGAGGCCACGAGAGAACCGGTGCCACGGCCCGGGCACCGATCAGGTTACTTCAGGTTGTCTTTGAAGAACGTGGTCAACTTGGCGAATGGAATGAGGTTGACACGGTCGTAAAGATCCACGTGTCCGGCCTCTGGAATGATGACCAGCTCTTTAGGCTCGGCGGCGCGCTTGTAGGCATCTTCACTGAACTCGCGTGAGTGAGCCTGGGCGCCAGCAATGAACAGCAGCGGGCGCGGAGAGATAGTCTCGATGTCATTGAACGGATAGAAGTTCATGAACTTCACGTTGCTGGTCAGCGTCGGCATGGTGGTTGTCTGCGGCGATGCGCCGGCCGGAGTGACCTCGCCTCGCGGAGTGCGATAGAAGTCGTAGAACTCGTCGCCCACGGCATTG
It encodes:
- a CDS encoding AzlC family ABC transporter permease; this translates as MSDNLLPRSAFLRGAAAVMPLSLATAPWGLLAGSMAIEANLTPLQGQGLSGIVFAGAAQLVAIGMLKGGAGIFSILLTTLLLTSQHLLYGMSLRPVVSPLPGRWRVGLGFLLTDELFALTSQFEQRQFNRWYALGVGLTFYVAWNLFTLAGIVLGSSIPGLEHLGLDFSIVATFIALITPVVRNVPTVVCVAVSLFCSVLFNYWHWGSALVLAGLLGMSAGFICNKFYGERT
- the pcsA gene encoding phosphatidylcholine synthase, with translation MISTRRMATLKAWGAHGFTATGVVTAFLATLALFDNQPRACLLWLGVALIVDGVDGSLARKVNVQTVLPHLDGSVLDLVIDYLTYVFIPALFIYRYIDLPAYTPLLTTSVILVSSLYCFCNVNMKSKDNYFQGFPAAWNVVTLCLYIIAPTPWLTLLTIIGLALLTVTRMKFLHPFRVRRFMPINIAVTSIWLLCSLSLVLNHPTVNPLVMGLWLAMSAYFLGICICRTAADWLERTHH
- a CDS encoding DUF488 domain-containing protein: MPIHIVQLGSPRTPHEGLRLGTVRRPPRGVPKAEFASRDFYDTWVPVLSPSAELVAEAKAAEDEKDWETFRRKFKAEMNHPAPCQLLDLLAALSHQTSLAIGCYCKEERHCHRSVLRELLIARGAQVVAPQEV
- a CDS encoding LysE family translocator gives rise to the protein MPELSNLLAYGLISLGMVLTPGPNMIYLISRSICQGRMAGLVSLGGVALGFVVYMFCAALGITALVLAVPYAYDALRLGGALYLLYLAWQAVKPGGRSPFQVRDLPKDSPRKLFMMGFVTNLLNPKIAVMYLSLLPQFIDPADHGSVLAQSIVLGLTQIVISVSVNALIAIMAGSIATFLASRPVWQIVQRWLMGTVLAGLAVRMVVEGRR
- a CDS encoding LysR family transcriptional regulator, encoding MALDMLGELEAFSAVARKRSFVAAARTLGRSPSSLTRAVQALEESVGVKLFNRSSNAVSLTEAGERLLLHAYKMLDLQREADEDLAGLSGLAYGWIRFSAPEILGHGVLPRLIAQYCERYPDVHVDVIFTDESIDPAKSKLDFSIRGAFPQSSDLIGFPLWSYSRYLYASPGYLERRGMPDSIEALEAHSLILHTAPRILKEWNFRSEEQAFSFRVHPKFRFSSGVAVFQAALAGMGIARLADWLAEPEVEAGRLLRVCPEYTLTSSGGESPQMHAVYPAGNLPLRVKSLLEVIRGFGESLDRKHALPLIKAGLQEMG
- a CDS encoding sulfite exporter TauE/SafE family protein, which gives rise to MIDIVILCVFAFAAGLIDAAVGGGGLIQIPALFNLLPTAQPAALLGTNKVAAACGTAFAARSFVRKVVINWGLVIPAAGAAFVMAFFGAATVSSVPQSVIRPAVLVLIVLMAIYTFWKKDFGALHKPMHIGTKEKLLAIVIGGAIGFYDGLFGPGTGSFLIFLFIRCFAFDFLHASASAKLVNIATNIAALIFFIPTGNVLYLIAIPMAAFNILGALTGTWLAVHKGVPFVRALFLVLLVILISKLSYDLFL
- a CDS encoding YbaK/prolyl-tRNA synthetase associated domain-containing protein; translation: MYPMFDRLVALLDARAASYRVLMHDAEGQSARVAEIRGTEPGQGAKAMLCSLKGQAEPYALVILPGDQKLDMKKVGAALGGKKAELVKAETAMRLTGCQIGAIPPFVFDERIQLIVDPTLTTGYGEIAFNAGRLDASMVLDTQDYLAIAKPRLLDITQA
- a CDS encoding peroxiredoxin encodes the protein MAIRIGDVAPDFTAESTEGPLHFHEWIGDKWAILFSHPKDFTPVCTTELGYMAGLKPEFDKRNTRIVGLSVDPVSDHRAWLGDIEETQGHAVNYPMIGDENLVVAKLYDMIHPNASGGSRTAVDNATVRSVFIVGPDKKVKAMLIYPMSAGRNFDEVLRLLDSLQLNAKHTVATPVNWRPGEDVIIPTSVSDEEARKKYPQGFKTLKPYLRTVAQPK
- a CDS encoding panthothenate synthetase, producing the protein MKMLLMVECPNEPFNALVRAGKIGEVIGRILESIKPEAAYFTEQDGMRGGIFLIDVQDSSQIPGFAEPFFLNFQATCKFRLVMTPQDLQKAGLEALGKTWG
- a CDS encoding MFS transporter codes for the protein MTDHPLPVPHKSWGAVFAMALAAFALVASEFMPVSLLTPIAADLHITEGQAGQGISVSGLFALFTSLLIASVAARVDRKTLLLSLTLLMIVSGTVVAFAPNYTMFMVGRALIGVAIGGFWSLSAATAMRLVPDDQVPRALAIVNGGNALATVIAAPLGSFLGALIGWRGAFFCIVPVAAMASVWLLLSLPSMKTERSAGSGNVFSLMKSAPVAWGMIAVSVFFMGQFMLFTYLRPFLETVTHVSVSMLSLLLLVLGVAGFAGTFLIEAFLKNGLYRTLIVMPMLMAVVALALVSLGGSAAATAVLLGFWGLVATAAPVGWWTWLARTLPDDAEAGGGLMVAIIQLAIASGATVGGLAFDLSGYRATFELSAALLAVAAVLAWLAARADSREPFTSLDVAT